Part of the Larimichthys crocea isolate SSNF unplaced genomic scaffold, L_crocea_2.0 scaffold17, whole genome shotgun sequence genome, agggaagcccagacttccctcttcCCGACCACTTCGTCCAGCgctcccagggggaccccaaggcgttcccaggcagagagacatagtccctccagcgtgtcctgggtcttccccggggccgcctcccggagggacgtgcccggaacatctcaccagggagacgtccaggaggcatcctcacgagatgcccgagccacctcagctggttcctctcgatgcggaggagcagcggttctactctgagctcctcgcggatggccgagcttctcaccctatctctaagcgagagcccagccaccctgtgaaggaagctcatttcggccgcttgtattcgcgatctcattctttcggtcactacccaaagctcgtgaccataggtgagggtaggaacgtagatcgactggtaaatcgagagtTTTGCCTTtaggctcagctccttcttcaccacgacggaccggtgcagagtccgcatcactgcagaagctgcaccaagcaccggtcgatctcccgttccatccttccctcacttgtgaacaagaccccgaaATACTTGAACTCcgccacttgaggcaggatctcatccccgacccggaggctgcactccgCCCTTTTCCAGCTGAGCACCATGgtctcggatttggaggtgctgattctcatcccagccgcttcgcactcggctgcgaaccgctccagagagagctgaaggtcacgctccgatgaagccaacaggactagatcgtccgcaaaaagcagtgacccaatcctgaggccaccgaaccgcagcccctcaacgccctggctgcgcctagaaattcgACTTACTTtcggcaatgcggaccaagctctggcaccgagagtacagggaccgggtccggaaccccatactcccggagcaccccccacaggactccccgagggacacAGTcaaacgccttctccaggtccacaaagcacatgtagactggttgggcaaactcccatgcaccctccaggactcAGGCATAGGgtaagggtatagagctggtccacagttccacaaccaggacgaaaaccacactgctcctcctagatccgaggttcgacaatcttgcggaccctcctctccaggaccccgaaaagaccttcccagggaggctgaggagtgtgatccccctatagttggagcacaccctccggtccccctttttaaaaaggggaaccaccaccccggtctgccaatGGCACTgccccgatgtccacgcgatgttgcagaaacgtgtcaaccaagacagcccacaacatccagggccttgaggaactccgggcggacctccACCACCCCCGGGGTCTCgccaccgaggagctttttgactacctcagcgacctcagcccaCAGAatgtttgggcctgccaggtccgaccgccatcctcccccaccatcggagccaactcaccaccaggtggtgattagttgacagctccgcccctctcttcacctaAGTCCGACGATACGACCACAAAGTCCATCATCGAACTACGAccgagggtgtcctggtgccaagtgcacatatggacacccttatgcttgaacatggtgtttgttatggacagTCCATGACGAACACAGAaatccaataacagaacaccgctcgggttcctcccaatcacgcccctccaggtctcactgtcgccgcccacgtgagcattgaagtcccccaggaggacgagggagtccccagagggggCGCTTTCCAGCACTCCAtccaaaccctaaccctaaccctaaccctaaccctctaTATTCACCAGGGGGTGattgagctgcactttgtctggTCCCTAGGACCTTGATGCTTTGGAATTAGCTGCAACATATCACAACAGCCAATGAAGAGCTCTGACACCAACTCCACATGAAAAAGGGAAATGAAGACGACACttactgaaacatttcactgtggGAACAATgaccagcagcagacaaacaagagtgatggagatgatgatgatgatgtcagtcTGACTCAAAGACTGAACTGTGAAAAAATGacctgaaatgaaacaacacagaacagaacgacattttttaatcaaactcgacctcaactgttaaaaaacagaaacaatatgttgaatttattttgaactcTTTATAACCTGGAACATAGaagtgtgtctctctggtctgggtgatgttcttctgttggactctaCAGGTGAAGTTGTCGCTCTTCTCCACAGTCAATCTTCTGCTGACAGTATAGAGGTCATCAggacctctgactgtctctgtaggtccagcagagaggaggtttcccTCAGCGTCCAGCCAGGacacctcaggctctggataCCAGCCTTTAGCCTCACACTGTAGAACCAGGCTGCTGCTAACGTTCACTGAACTGATAACAGGTGAGGAGACGATTCCTACAGATGAGAGAGTGTAGAttcacatttgaaacattttgattattGGTAGCAGGTTATGATGTTGAGCCTGGTTTCATGCTTTGGGATTGAAATGATGTAATTCTGTtgtttacaacaaaaataacttGTCTGGCTTTTGCAGTGTCTTTCGTTCCCGTCCTGTTTCACGTCTTCAAGAAGTTAGTCATGAAACCACGTGGCAGATTGTTACTTTGGAACTGAGCCAGGCTGATTGCAGTCTTTAAGCTAAGAAGCTAGAAGTATCAATGTTCTGACTGAACTCATGTCAAGCAAGGAAATAAGTGCATGTCCTAAAAACATTATGTGTGTCCACTCACCAACAACAAGCTCAATGAAAGCGTATTGACCCAGTTGAGGAAAAAAGCATCTGTAGGTTCCCTCATCAGGACGCGTCACCTTGGAGAGTTTCATTGAAGCGTCTCCGACCTCCAGTTTGTTGATGGACACGGATGTTCTTCCTCTGTAGGAGGGCTGTTTGTCAGCTACATGTTCTTCACTGTTTCGTCTCTCATAAACAAACCCGGGACTCAGGTCCGGTCTCACCCACTCCAGAACCATACCAGAAGCATTCCTTGGAGGATCCAGGCGACATGGCAAAATAATGTCCTCACCAAGTATTGCCACTATTGGCTGAGATGGACCAATCACCTGAGGTTCACCTGGAGAGAAACAGATCTGTGGTTTAACTGGTTGGTTTAAACTGCCTTTAGATCAGTCTGTAGGTCCGGACTATCTCTAATATCAGTAACGAGTAAAAGTGTTCCTCAAACGTTTGTCCTTTGACCTCCAGCAAACATAAtgctgttatttgttttgttattttacctCCATGTGACGGTAACAGGAGACGGAAGACGTAACACCAAACCAGGAACTGACTGAAGTCCACCATTGAGCTGCTTCATCAGATCTCCGTTCAGGAGATCTTtctacaaatgaaaaataaaataaaaaataaagtttacacTTCTTTAGATTGAATTGAAGATACTTAAACAAATTACAGTTGTGATGTTTACACTGAAAGGTAAAGTTGTATGCTACTTTGTAGGtttgatcagaatcagaatcttCTCAGATggtattatatatacacacacacacacacatataaagatTAGTTCAATGATtcgtctgagagtcagtgatcagaatcgataaaaagactcgaacttcccaacactTCGCGCTTGCGCAATTCATTTGCAGTCTAGTAGAGGAAGTAACATTTCCTGTTCTGATCGCAGCATGTTCACGTGAGTCAcgagcaacaacaaacagaaagacgTGCTCTCACCAGTCTAAATGTCTCTGAACTGagacaaagtcacaaagttttAAACAACACTGAGGTCATAAAAGAACTCAACCAACTTTAGTCATGATCCATGTTTCAGCTCGTCAACCTGTTATAactataacataataaatacaaaataattctAGTATTAATGACGTATTATTGTACTTCTTTACATTACTCCTGCTTCCATAGTTAAAGTGATACAACGACAGAAATAATGTCGTTTGTTGTTAAAGACATTTGAACATTCATACCTGTAGACATCACACTCTGCTCAGGGCTCTTTAAACTGTGTGACGCGCAAAACTCTCTTCCAGTATAAAGTTCTGTAAAGTGTCCAAACAGTCCGAGTTGTCTCCAGCTTTGTGCTCCTCTCCAGTCTTTGTGTCGTCCTTGACGATCGAAGATAAAACGTCAATATGAGCGGACAGGTATGAACTGACGCTGATGTAACACGCCTTCAGGCTGATGTAACACACTTGTCTGTTGTGAGCATGCCTACGTTTGTTCAGGCGGTTCCTGTTGACCTTCCTGAAGCTACTGTTGTGGttttatta contains:
- the LOC113744776 gene encoding butyrophilin subfamily 1 member A1-like; this translates as MVDFSQFLVWCYVFRLLLPSHGGEPQVIGPSQPIVAILGEDIILPCRLDPPRNASGMVLEWVRPDLSPGFVYERRNSEEHVADKQPSYRGRTSVSINKLEVGDASMKLSKVTRPDEGTYRCFFPQLGQYAFIELVVGIVSSPVISSVNVSSSLVLQCEAKGWYPEPEVSWLDAEGNLLSAGPTETVRGPDDLYTVSRRLTVEKSDNFTCRVQQKNITQTRETHFYVPGHFFTVQSLSQTDIIIIISITLVCLLLVIVPTVKCFRTKRRLRTLRMLLVPEQDEQLDMKDEVVHIDHQSSESEKMHVEVTVDSP